A stretch of the Nicotiana tabacum cultivar K326 chromosome 6, ASM71507v2, whole genome shotgun sequence genome encodes the following:
- the LOC107764885 gene encoding 14 kDa proline-rich protein DC2.15-like, producing the protein MASKTRASVTLFLSLNLLFFALVSGTDCGSCHSIPPSTGNGGGNGGNTGGSGNGGGSGNGGGSGNGGGSGNGRGRCPRDALKLGVCANLVGGLVGAVIGTPPTMPCCSLIAGLADLEAAVCLCTAIRANVLGINLNVPLSLSLVLNNCGRNPPTGFTC; encoded by the coding sequence ATGGCTTCCAAAACAAGAGCCTCAGTTACCCTTTTCCTCTCTTTGaatctccttttctttgccctaGTCAGTGGAACCGATTGTGGCTCTTGTCATTCTATTCCTCCTAGCACCGGTAATGGTGGTGGCAATGGTGGTAACACTGGTGGTTCGGGCAATGGTGGCGGCTCCGGCAACGGAGGTGGTTCGGGCAATGGAGGTGGAAGTGGCAATGGACGAGGCAGGTGCCCGAGAGATGCTTTGAAGTTGGGTGTATGTGCAAATTTAGTTGGTGGATTGGTGGGTGCGGTAATTGGGACTCCTCCAACGATGCCATGCTGCAGCTTGATCGCGGGGCTGGCAGATCTAGAGGCGGCAGTTTGCTTGTGCACAGCCATAAGGGCAAACGTGCTGGGAATAAATCTGAATGTGCCACTCTCTCTTAGCCTTGTTCTCAACAACTGTGGAAGGAATCCTCCTACTGGCTTCACTTGCTAA